The proteins below are encoded in one region of Salvelinus fontinalis isolate EN_2023a chromosome 10, ASM2944872v1, whole genome shotgun sequence:
- the LOC129863625 gene encoding protein SET isoform X2, with product MTIGVRLGLFTAIPEKEQQEAIEHIDEVQNEIDRLNEQASEEILKVEQKYNKLRQPFFQKRSELIAKIPNFWVTTFVNHPQVSALLGEEDEEALHYLTRVEVTEFEDIKSGYRIDFYFDENPYFENKILSKEFHLNESGDPSSKSTEIKWKAGKDLTKRASQTPNKAGKKRQHEEPESFFTWFTDHSDAGADELGEVVKDDIWPNPLQYYLVPDMDDEEGEGDDDDDDEEGLEDIDEEGDEDEGEEDDEEDGEDDGEDD from the exons AAAAAGAGCAACAGGAAGCTATTGAACACATTGACGAAGTACAGAATGAAATTGACAG ATTGAACGAACAGGCCAGTGAGGAGATTTTAAAAGTAGAGCAGAAGTACAACAAATTACGCCAGCCATTCTTCCAGAAGCGGTCAGAACTCATAGCAAAAATCCCCAACTTCTGGGTCACAACATTTGTTAACCATCCACAAG TTTCAGCCCTTCTtggtgaggaggatgaggaggcactTCATTACCTTACCAGGGTGGAGGTGACTGAGTTTGAGGACATCAAGTCGGGTTACAGAATAGATTTT TACTTCGATGAGAACCCGTACTTTGAGAACAAAATTCTCTCCAAAGAGTTTCACTTGAATGAAAGTGGGGACCCATCTTCAAAGTCAACTGAAATCAAATGGAAGGCTGGAAAG GACTTGACGAAGCGTGCCAGCCAAACGCCAAACAAAGCGGGTAAGAAGAGGCAACACGAAGAACCAGAGAGCTTCTTTACCTGGTTCACAGATCACTCCGACGCAGGGGCAGACGAACTAGGAGAGGTCGTCAAGGATGACATCTGGCCCAACCCGTTACAGTATTACCTG GTCCCTGACATGGATGACGAGGAAGGGGAAGGCGACGACGATGATGACGACGAGGAGGGCTTGGAAGACATCGATGAGGAAGGAGATGAGGATGAAGGCGAGGAAGAtgatgaagaggatggagag GATGACGGCGAGGATGATTAA
- the LOC129863625 gene encoding protein SET isoform X1, which produces MSASAAKVGRKENSNHDGADETSEKEQQEAIEHIDEVQNEIDRLNEQASEEILKVEQKYNKLRQPFFQKRSELIAKIPNFWVTTFVNHPQVSALLGEEDEEALHYLTRVEVTEFEDIKSGYRIDFYFDENPYFENKILSKEFHLNESGDPSSKSTEIKWKAGKDLTKRASQTPNKAGKKRQHEEPESFFTWFTDHSDAGADELGEVVKDDIWPNPLQYYLVPDMDDEEGEGDDDDDDEEGLEDIDEEGDEDEGEEDDEEDGEDDGEDD; this is translated from the exons ATGTCAGCCTCGGCGGCGAAAGTCGGTAGAAAGGAGAACTCGAATCATGATGGAGCGGACGAGACCTCCG AAAAAGAGCAACAGGAAGCTATTGAACACATTGACGAAGTACAGAATGAAATTGACAG ATTGAACGAACAGGCCAGTGAGGAGATTTTAAAAGTAGAGCAGAAGTACAACAAATTACGCCAGCCATTCTTCCAGAAGCGGTCAGAACTCATAGCAAAAATCCCCAACTTCTGGGTCACAACATTTGTTAACCATCCACAAG TTTCAGCCCTTCTtggtgaggaggatgaggaggcactTCATTACCTTACCAGGGTGGAGGTGACTGAGTTTGAGGACATCAAGTCGGGTTACAGAATAGATTTT TACTTCGATGAGAACCCGTACTTTGAGAACAAAATTCTCTCCAAAGAGTTTCACTTGAATGAAAGTGGGGACCCATCTTCAAAGTCAACTGAAATCAAATGGAAGGCTGGAAAG GACTTGACGAAGCGTGCCAGCCAAACGCCAAACAAAGCGGGTAAGAAGAGGCAACACGAAGAACCAGAGAGCTTCTTTACCTGGTTCACAGATCACTCCGACGCAGGGGCAGACGAACTAGGAGAGGTCGTCAAGGATGACATCTGGCCCAACCCGTTACAGTATTACCTG GTCCCTGACATGGATGACGAGGAAGGGGAAGGCGACGACGATGATGACGACGAGGAGGGCTTGGAAGACATCGATGAGGAAGGAGATGAGGATGAAGGCGAGGAAGAtgatgaagaggatggagag GATGACGGCGAGGATGATTAA